In one Aeromicrobium wangtongii genomic region, the following are encoded:
- a CDS encoding universal stress protein produces MAELAPIVVGIDGGPASVAALEFALREAQLRRTSVEAISCWPATARRDDSSLMQCATQEQAAEVLEHVIDTVQLRHPHTVPIVRTVTQAIPGPALVHASRNSELIVLGSTTRGPYGHHHGRKTIEHCMLYGQGPVAVVPWLAATLDQADIDIDLHQRPSTE; encoded by the coding sequence ATGGCCGAGCTTGCACCCATCGTGGTCGGTATCGACGGGGGTCCGGCGTCGGTCGCGGCCCTGGAGTTCGCACTGCGTGAGGCCCAGCTGCGGCGCACCTCCGTGGAGGCGATCAGCTGCTGGCCGGCGACGGCTCGGCGCGACGACTCCAGTCTCATGCAGTGCGCGACGCAGGAGCAGGCCGCGGAGGTCCTCGAGCACGTCATCGACACGGTCCAGCTGCGGCACCCCCACACGGTGCCGATCGTGCGCACGGTCACCCAAGCCATCCCGGGACCCGCGCTCGTGCATGCCTCGCGGAACTCCGAGCTCATCGTGCTCGGCTCGACCACACGAGGACCATATGGTCATCACCACGGGCGCAAGACCATCGAGCACTGCATGCTGTACGGCCAAGGACCGGTCGCGGTGGTCCCCTGGTTGGCCGCCACCTTGGACCAGGCCGACATCGACATCGATCTGCACCAGCGTCCGTCGACGGAGTGA
- a CDS encoding HIT family protein, whose amino-acid sequence MGDELERLWVPYRLAYVRGEAGDPQDDRCPFCVLAGGEDSLVVHRGAEAFVALNLYPYNPGHLMVLPNRHVADYADLTRSETVEVAELTQAALRAIRRVSQPHGFNVGINLGDVAGGSLSAHLHQHVVPRWSGDANFMTVVGKAKTMNQVLEDTCAMLREAWNQED is encoded by the coding sequence GTGGGCGACGAGCTCGAGCGCCTCTGGGTGCCGTATCGCCTCGCATACGTGCGCGGCGAGGCCGGCGACCCGCAGGACGACCGGTGCCCGTTCTGCGTCCTGGCCGGCGGCGAGGACTCCCTGGTGGTGCATCGCGGCGCCGAGGCGTTCGTGGCGCTGAACCTGTACCCGTACAACCCCGGCCACCTCATGGTCCTGCCGAACCGGCACGTCGCGGACTATGCGGACCTGACGCGGAGCGAGACCGTCGAGGTGGCCGAGCTGACCCAGGCGGCGCTGCGCGCCATCCGCCGGGTCAGCCAGCCGCACGGCTTCAATGTCGGGATCAATCTCGGCGATGTCGCCGGCGGCTCGCTGTCGGCGCACCTGCACCAGCACGTCGTGCCACGCTGGAGCGGCGACGCGAACTTCATGACCGTGGTCGGCAAGGCCAAGACGATGAACCAGGTCCTCGAGGACACCTGCGCCATGCTGCGCGAGGCCTGGAACCAGGAGGACTAG
- the thrS gene encoding threonine--tRNA ligase, translated as MSDIQIAVDSESRSVEQGTKAWQLFADTPEVIAARVDGQLKDLAYELADGDSVEPVAIDSADGRDILRHSTAHVMAQAVQELFPEAKLGIGPPITDGFYYDFDVPEPFVPEDLVKIESRMKKIIKEGQKFDRREISDDDARVELADEPYKLELIGLKSTAGASGVESAEGASVEVGEGGLTIYDNLKRDGSVVWSDLCRGPHLPTTKRIPAFKLMRSAAAYWRGDEKNKQLQRIYGTAWETKEALEEHLHRIEEAQRRDHRRLGTELDLFSFPDEIGSGLPVFHPKGGVIKREMEDYVRRRHIEEGFEYVGTPHVAKEGLFYTSGHLPYYGEGMFPPLHLDGGDYRLKAMNCPMHNLIFRSRQRSYRELPLRLFEFGHVYRNEKSGVIHGLTRVRGFAQDDSHSYVTPEQAPDEIRHLLNFVLSLLRDFGLDDFYLELSTRDDSKPDKFIGSDEEWAVATKVLEDVCLESGLELVPDPGGAAYYGPKVSVQARDAIGRTWQMSTIQYDFNMPSAERFNLEYVAADGSRQQPVMIHSAKFGSIERFMGVLVEHYAGAFPPWLAPVQVVGIPVAERHADYLYELAKRLKKLGIRVEVDDSDERMQKKIRNAQLQKVPFMLIAGDNDVEAGAVSFRYRSGEQENGVAVDDAVARIVEAIQTRVQV; from the coding sequence GTGTCCGACATCCAGATCGCCGTCGACTCCGAGTCCCGATCGGTGGAGCAGGGCACGAAGGCTTGGCAGCTGTTCGCCGACACGCCCGAGGTCATCGCCGCCCGCGTCGACGGCCAGCTCAAGGACCTGGCGTACGAGCTCGCCGACGGCGACTCCGTCGAGCCGGTCGCGATCGACTCAGCGGACGGCCGCGACATCCTGCGTCACTCGACCGCGCACGTCATGGCCCAGGCCGTCCAGGAGCTGTTCCCGGAGGCCAAGCTCGGCATCGGCCCGCCGATCACCGACGGGTTCTACTACGACTTCGACGTGCCCGAGCCGTTCGTGCCCGAGGACCTCGTCAAGATCGAGTCGCGGATGAAGAAGATCATCAAGGAAGGTCAGAAGTTCGACCGCCGCGAGATCTCCGACGACGACGCCCGGGTCGAGCTGGCTGATGAGCCCTACAAGCTCGAGCTGATCGGCCTGAAGTCCACCGCCGGCGCCAGTGGTGTGGAGAGTGCCGAGGGCGCCAGCGTCGAGGTCGGCGAGGGCGGCCTGACGATCTACGACAACCTCAAGCGCGACGGATCGGTCGTCTGGAGCGATCTGTGCCGTGGCCCGCACCTGCCGACCACCAAGCGCATCCCGGCGTTCAAGCTGATGCGCAGCGCGGCGGCCTACTGGCGCGGCGACGAGAAGAACAAGCAGCTCCAGCGCATCTACGGCACGGCGTGGGAGACCAAGGAAGCTCTCGAGGAGCACTTGCACCGCATCGAGGAGGCTCAGCGCCGCGACCACCGTCGTCTCGGCACCGAGCTCGACCTGTTCAGCTTCCCCGACGAGATCGGCTCGGGCCTGCCGGTGTTCCACCCCAAGGGTGGCGTCATCAAGCGCGAGATGGAGGACTACGTCCGCCGCCGGCACATCGAGGAGGGCTTCGAGTACGTCGGCACCCCCCACGTGGCCAAGGAGGGACTGTTCTACACCTCCGGTCACCTGCCGTACTACGGCGAGGGCATGTTCCCTCCGCTGCACCTCGACGGCGGCGACTACCGGCTCAAGGCCATGAACTGCCCCATGCACAACCTGATCTTCCGGTCGCGTCAGCGCTCGTACCGTGAGCTGCCGCTGCGCCTGTTCGAGTTCGGGCACGTGTACCGCAACGAGAAGTCCGGCGTCATCCACGGCCTGACCCGCGTACGCGGCTTCGCGCAGGACGACTCGCACTCGTACGTCACCCCCGAGCAGGCGCCCGACGAGATCCGCCACCTGCTGAACTTCGTGCTGAGCCTGCTGCGCGACTTCGGCCTCGACGACTTCTATCTCGAGCTGTCGACCCGCGACGACTCCAAGCCCGACAAGTTCATCGGCTCCGACGAGGAGTGGGCGGTCGCGACCAAGGTGCTCGAGGACGTATGCCTCGAGAGCGGTCTCGAGCTGGTCCCCGACCCGGGCGGAGCGGCGTACTACGGCCCCAAGGTGTCGGTGCAGGCTCGTGACGCGATCGGCCGCACCTGGCAGATGTCGACGATCCAGTACGACTTCAACATGCCGTCGGCCGAGCGCTTCAACCTCGAGTACGTCGCGGCCGACGGCTCGCGGCAGCAGCCGGTCATGATCCACTCGGCCAAGTTCGGCTCGATCGAGCGGTTCATGGGCGTCCTGGTCGAGCACTACGCCGGCGCCTTCCCGCCGTGGCTCGCGCCCGTGCAGGTCGTCGGCATTCCCGTCGCCGAGCGGCACGCCGACTATCTGTACGAGCTGGCCAAGCGGCTCAAGAAGCTGGGCATCCGTGTCGAGGTCGATGACTCCGACGAGCGCATGCAGAAGAAGATCCGCAACGCGCAGCTGCAGAAGGTGCCGTTCATGCTGATCGCCGGCGACAACGACGTCGAGGCCGGCGCCGTGTCGTTCCGCTACCGCAGCGGCGAGCAGGAGAACGGCGTCGCGGTCGACGACGCCGTCGCCCGCATCGTCGAGGCGATCCAGACCCGGGTCCAGGTCTGA
- a CDS encoding TetR/AcrR family transcriptional regulator encodes MSTPRLRLAPAERRQQIIDAAGRLYADRPYDAVSTAELADAAGVARGLINHYFGDKRELFLEVMRESIMMPERALPDYDGKSIQERARLTMDWILDAATTYGQAWVAASGAANLHGSSDLQAVVDAADDRAARLVLDALGLPDTPHLRARLRPMAALTKAVCREWLQRATLTRTEALDLLTDSVLLFIRKEPSVTGDES; translated from the coding sequence ATGTCCACCCCCCGACTGCGCCTCGCCCCGGCCGAGCGACGTCAGCAGATCATCGATGCGGCAGGCCGGCTCTACGCCGACCGTCCGTACGACGCGGTCTCCACGGCCGAGCTGGCCGATGCCGCCGGCGTCGCGCGGGGCCTGATCAACCACTACTTCGGCGACAAGCGCGAGCTGTTCCTGGAGGTCATGCGCGAGTCGATCATGATGCCCGAGCGGGCGTTGCCGGACTACGACGGCAAGTCGATCCAGGAGCGCGCCCGCCTCACGATGGACTGGATCCTGGACGCCGCCACGACGTACGGGCAGGCCTGGGTCGCGGCCAGCGGCGCGGCCAACCTGCACGGCAGCTCGGACCTGCAGGCCGTCGTCGACGCCGCCGATGACCGCGCCGCGCGCCTGGTGCTCGACGCGCTGGGCCTGCCCGACACCCCTCACCTGCGAGCCCGGCTCCGCCCGATGGCCGCCCTGACCAAGGCCGTGTGCCGCGAGTGGCTGCAACGTGCCACGCTGACGCGCACCGAGGCACTCGACCTGCTGACCGACAGCGTCCTGCTGTTCATCCGGAAGGAACCCTCAGTGACAGGTGACGAGTCATGA
- a CDS encoding acetoacetate decarboxylase family protein, whose translation MTGYPAEPWDLHGHAYIGAWLVPRSALPAPHSPATKPLTVFGRGIVGTAFFVYEEPSPLTYDEIMATVLVRQGWRIRVSITHIWVNSPDSRDGGRALWAIPKELADFDVLPHAAYTARGIGSLSLHRVRRLPWMLPAGFRIAQDRDGSLLVSPVAGRVRPGIASARWTFAADGPLGFLRGRKPFMTVAARPFRLMFGSR comes from the coding sequence ATGACCGGCTATCCCGCGGAGCCGTGGGACCTGCACGGGCACGCCTACATCGGCGCCTGGCTCGTCCCCCGTTCGGCGCTGCCCGCGCCGCACTCCCCCGCCACCAAGCCGCTGACGGTCTTCGGTCGCGGCATCGTCGGGACGGCGTTCTTCGTGTACGAGGAGCCCAGCCCGCTGACCTATGACGAGATCATGGCGACGGTCCTGGTGCGGCAGGGCTGGCGGATCCGCGTGTCGATCACCCACATCTGGGTCAACAGCCCGGACTCACGCGACGGCGGTCGCGCCCTGTGGGCCATCCCCAAGGAGCTCGCCGACTTCGACGTGCTCCCCCACGCTGCGTACACCGCCCGGGGCATCGGCTCGCTCTCGCTGCACCGCGTGCGGCGGCTGCCGTGGATGCTCCCGGCGGGCTTTCGCATCGCCCAGGACCGGGACGGATCGCTCCTGGTCTCCCCCGTCGCCGGGCGCGTGCGCCCCGGCATCGCGTCGGCGCGCTGGACGTTCGCTGCGGACGGCCCGCTGGGCTTCCTGCGGGGGCGCAAGCCCTTCATGACCGTCGCGGCACGGCCCTTCCGGCTGATGTTCGGGAGCCGCTGA
- a CDS encoding universal stress protein, whose translation MTTAQHEATRTTTKPVVVGVMGKQSSVLTFAMQEAAETHSPLTVMHSTGLAMQAGDLYADREVLGELRAHGRTLLDEVKEFVQHEAPDLQAEYVLTAVPPMQALEDASRGARALIVGSDHVPWFDRLLLSEVAGRLARHTDCPVVVVPELNSAHTHDGSIILPLDGDTVADGAIRFAFEHAAAHHTAVRVLHVIAPRTLADEAEAIKADVEKVIAGWRTTYPDIPVETSFSIGEPEPAIIRSTSGARLVVVARPRSHRALAASGSLATQVLRGAHCPVAVVPVDYAGA comes from the coding sequence ATGACGACAGCACAGCACGAAGCCACGAGGACCACGACCAAACCCGTCGTCGTCGGCGTCATGGGCAAGCAGTCCAGCGTCCTGACCTTCGCGATGCAGGAGGCCGCCGAGACCCACAGCCCGCTCACGGTCATGCACTCGACCGGGCTGGCCATGCAGGCGGGCGATCTGTACGCCGACCGCGAGGTGCTGGGCGAGCTCCGCGCCCACGGTCGGACCCTGCTGGACGAGGTCAAGGAGTTCGTCCAGCACGAGGCGCCCGATCTCCAGGCTGAGTACGTCCTCACGGCGGTCCCCCCGATGCAGGCCCTGGAGGACGCATCCCGCGGCGCCCGTGCGCTCATCGTGGGCTCGGACCACGTCCCGTGGTTCGACCGACTGCTGCTCAGCGAGGTCGCGGGACGGCTGGCCCGGCACACCGACTGCCCGGTCGTGGTCGTCCCCGAGCTCAACAGCGCGCACACGCACGACGGCAGCATCATCCTGCCGCTGGACGGTGACACCGTCGCCGATGGCGCCATCCGGTTCGCCTTCGAGCACGCGGCCGCCCATCACACCGCGGTCAGGGTCCTGCACGTCATCGCGCCGCGCACGCTCGCCGACGAGGCCGAGGCCATCAAGGCCGATGTGGAGAAGGTCATCGCCGGCTGGCGCACGACCTACCCCGACATCCCCGTGGAGACGTCGTTCTCGATCGGCGAGCCCGAACCGGCCATCATCCGGTCCACGAGCGGCGCCCGGCTCGTGGTCGTGGCACGCCCGCGCAGTCACCGCGCGCTCGCGGCCAGCGGCTCACTGGCCACCCAGGTGCTGCGAGGGGCGCACTGCCCGGTCGCCGTCGTGCCGGTCGACTACGCCGGGGCTTGA
- a CDS encoding FAD-dependent oxidoreductase, whose translation MSKREHYDVLVVGSGFGGSVAALRLTEKGYRVGVMEAGRRFEDHELPRNNWQLSRYLWAPWARCFGIMRITLLRDVLIASGTGVGGGSLVYANTLYEPLDAFYRDRQWAHLTDWKDELAPHYAQAKKMLGVATYPGNSTADEHLRALAKDYGVEETFHPTDVGVLFGDEPGQEVPDPFFGGAGPSRKTCIDCGACMTGCPHNAKNTLVKNYLHLAEAAGAVVHPLTTVTDVRPRGKGGYTVRTRRTGNPLSRRTFTADHVVFAGNALSTQRLLHKLKEESLPNLSPRIGELSRTNSEAVLTARSMRKDANFTPGIAITSSFHPDEDTHVEVCRYGQGSSALGLINAPLVDGGHEGSRLAAVWLAYRTLGLRSALAIHNPRRWAEQSIVVLVMQTLDNSITTYVKRGLLGRRMTSKQGVGDPNPSWIPMANKVARDLAREIGGNAGSSTADLAGIPMTAHFIGGCVIGESPKTGVIDPYQRVFGYPGLHIADGSAITANLGVNPSLTITAQAERAMALWPNKGEVDARPALGEPYVRVPVVAPVKPAVPAGAPAALLIPVPTVPPRA comes from the coding sequence ATGAGCAAGCGTGAGCACTATGACGTCCTGGTGGTCGGATCCGGTTTCGGCGGCAGCGTCGCCGCACTGCGGCTGACGGAGAAGGGCTACCGCGTCGGTGTCATGGAGGCCGGCCGCCGGTTTGAGGACCACGAGCTGCCCCGCAACAACTGGCAGCTGTCGCGCTACCTGTGGGCGCCGTGGGCCCGGTGCTTCGGCATCATGCGCATCACCTTGCTGCGAGATGTCCTCATCGCCAGCGGCACCGGGGTGGGCGGCGGGTCGCTGGTGTACGCCAACACGCTCTACGAGCCGCTCGACGCGTTCTACCGCGACCGCCAGTGGGCGCACCTGACCGACTGGAAGGACGAGCTCGCGCCGCACTACGCGCAGGCCAAGAAGATGCTCGGCGTCGCCACGTACCCGGGCAACAGCACCGCCGACGAGCACCTCCGTGCCCTGGCGAAGGACTACGGCGTCGAGGAGACCTTCCACCCCACCGACGTCGGCGTGCTGTTCGGTGACGAGCCCGGCCAGGAGGTCCCCGATCCGTTCTTCGGTGGCGCCGGCCCGAGCCGCAAGACCTGCATCGACTGCGGCGCCTGCATGACCGGGTGCCCGCACAACGCCAAGAACACCCTGGTCAAGAACTACCTGCACCTGGCCGAGGCGGCGGGCGCCGTCGTGCATCCGCTCACGACCGTGACCGACGTGCGTCCGCGGGGCAAGGGCGGCTACACCGTCCGCACCCGCCGGACCGGAAACCCGCTGAGCCGGCGCACCTTCACCGCCGACCACGTGGTCTTCGCCGGCAACGCGCTGAGCACTCAGCGCCTGCTGCACAAGCTGAAGGAGGAGTCGCTGCCGAATCTCTCCCCGCGCATCGGCGAGCTGAGCCGCACCAACTCCGAGGCCGTGCTGACGGCGCGCTCGATGCGCAAGGACGCCAACTTCACGCCCGGCATCGCGATCACCTCCTCGTTCCACCCCGACGAGGACACCCACGTGGAGGTCTGTCGCTACGGTCAGGGCTCGAGCGCGCTGGGGCTCATCAACGCCCCGCTCGTGGACGGCGGCCACGAGGGATCTCGGCTCGCCGCGGTCTGGCTCGCGTATCGCACCCTGGGCCTGCGGAGCGCGCTCGCGATCCACAACCCGCGCCGCTGGGCCGAGCAGTCGATCGTCGTGCTGGTCATGCAGACCCTCGACAACTCGATCACGACCTACGTCAAGCGCGGCCTGCTGGGCCGGCGCATGACCAGCAAGCAGGGCGTGGGCGATCCCAACCCCAGCTGGATCCCGATGGCCAACAAGGTCGCCCGTGACCTGGCCCGCGAGATCGGTGGCAACGCCGGCAGCTCGACCGCCGACCTGGCCGGCATCCCGATGACCGCCCACTTCATCGGCGGGTGCGTCATCGGCGAGTCGCCCAAGACCGGCGTGATCGATCCCTACCAGCGGGTGTTCGGGTACCCGGGCCTGCACATCGCGGACGGCTCGGCGATCACGGCCAACCTCGGCGTCAACCCCTCGCTGACCATCACCGCCCAGGCCGAGCGCGCCATGGCGCTGTGGCCCAACAAGGGCGAGGTGGATGCCCGGCCGGCGCTGGGCGAGCCCTACGTCCGCGTCCCGGTCGTCGCGCCGGTCAAGCCCGCCGTGCCCGCGGGCGCGCCGGCTGCCCTGCTCATCCCGGTGCCGACGGTCCCCCCGCGGGCGTGA
- a CDS encoding flavin-containing monooxygenase has product MTSIGIIGSGFGALSVAIELRRAGHTDLRLWERAHAIGGVWRDNTYPGAACDVPSPLYSFSYEPYAGWSHRYAGQPQILRYLQRTADKYGITPLVQFGHDVVSAHFDEDAASWTVRFADGREQVVDILVSAVGQLSQPALPSIPGVDTFEGQAFHSARWRHDVDLTGKRVAVVGTGGSAIQFIPHVAEQAAHLTVFQRTPSYILPKPDQRIGSIYRAALRRVPGALRGERAGWWTFGEQFSRGLDDDSKVGKVISATALKHLAVKVKDPELRAKLTPDYPVGCKRILFANTYYPAITRPNVHLVADGIASVTPTGVVTDAGTAHDVDVIIYATGFDSQEFLESIDITGVAGQKLAEQWVDGARAYLGIYVPNFPNLFLSYGPNTNLGGGSIVYMLEAQARHIRQAVDRLVAGSYRTVEVTRDAEETYDREVQSKLSHSVWAHCNSWYRHASGRITSNWPGSTHPYAQRTKTLEPDAFEWA; this is encoded by the coding sequence ATGACGTCCATCGGCATCATCGGTTCGGGCTTCGGCGCCCTGTCCGTGGCGATCGAGCTGAGGCGCGCCGGCCACACCGACCTGCGGCTGTGGGAGCGGGCCCATGCCATCGGTGGCGTCTGGCGCGACAACACCTATCCCGGCGCGGCGTGCGACGTCCCGTCGCCGCTGTACTCCTTCTCGTACGAGCCGTACGCCGGGTGGTCGCACCGGTACGCCGGCCAGCCGCAGATCCTGCGCTACCTGCAGCGGACGGCCGACAAGTACGGCATCACTCCCCTCGTCCAGTTCGGGCACGACGTCGTCTCCGCGCACTTCGACGAGGACGCCGCCAGCTGGACCGTCCGGTTCGCCGACGGCAGGGAGCAGGTCGTCGACATCCTGGTCAGTGCGGTGGGCCAGCTGTCCCAGCCGGCGCTGCCCAGCATCCCGGGCGTCGACACGTTCGAGGGACAGGCCTTCCACTCCGCGCGCTGGCGTCACGACGTCGACCTGACGGGCAAGCGCGTCGCGGTCGTCGGCACCGGCGGCAGCGCGATCCAGTTCATCCCGCACGTCGCCGAGCAGGCCGCGCACCTGACGGTCTTCCAGCGCACCCCGTCGTACATCCTGCCCAAGCCCGATCAGCGCATCGGCAGCATCTACCGCGCTGCGCTGCGTCGTGTCCCCGGTGCGCTGCGCGGCGAGCGAGCCGGCTGGTGGACGTTCGGCGAGCAGTTCTCGCGCGGGCTGGACGATGACTCCAAGGTCGGCAAGGTCATCAGCGCCACCGCGCTGAAGCACCTGGCCGTCAAGGTCAAGGATCCCGAGCTGCGCGCCAAGCTGACCCCGGACTACCCCGTGGGCTGCAAGCGCATCCTGTTCGCCAACACCTACTACCCGGCGATCACCCGGCCGAACGTGCACCTCGTCGCCGACGGCATCGCGTCGGTCACCCCGACGGGGGTCGTGACCGACGCCGGCACGGCGCACGACGTCGACGTGATCATCTACGCGACCGGCTTCGACTCGCAGGAGTTCCTCGAGTCGATCGACATCACCGGTGTCGCCGGTCAGAAGCTCGCGGAGCAGTGGGTCGACGGGGCGCGGGCCTACCTGGGCATCTACGTGCCGAACTTCCCCAACCTGTTCCTGTCGTACGGTCCCAACACGAATCTCGGAGGTGGCTCGATCGTGTACATGCTCGAGGCCCAGGCCCGGCACATCCGCCAGGCCGTCGACCGGCTGGTGGCCGGCTCGTACCGGACGGTCGAGGTCACCCGCGACGCGGAGGAGACCTACGACCGCGAGGTGCAGTCGAAGCTGTCGCACTCGGTGTGGGCGCACTGCAACAGCTGGTACCGGCACGCATCCGGCCGGATCACGTCCAACTGGCCCGGTTCGACCCACCCCTACGCCCAGCGGACGAAGACGCTGGAGCCCGACGCCTTCGAGTGGGCATGA
- a CDS encoding PAS domain S-box protein: MATSRPTVVVIDDAPEVRALVKTRLRLSGLLDVVADGADGTEAISLAHLHQPTLMLLDMSMPSMDGIDALNGVLAVSPDTRVAVFTGFDADGLGDLAIDMGAAAFFQKSDDLDTLAERLLAVAQGEPPRLPADLPPRPQTATGDRPSHDRAVLNEHLERFREVFDEAAIGMATLTLTGGIVRANRAFGSLVQHPHEDLAGVDYAALMAGQGALLDDALERINKEAVELIQVEHLVSGARSSRRVLATLAPVRDSSGQALYVFLQLRDITEQRAAEDELRSSEERFRLLVEAVEDYAIFMLSPDGIVSSWNAGAERTKGYRADEIIGRHFRTFYDEQLQRSGHPERELEMALRDGQYSEEGWRVRKDGSKFWAHVLITALFDSGGNHVGFSKVTRDITPSRAAQESLRQSEERFRLIVDAVRDYAIFMLDPTGHIASWNAGAQRTKGYTASEIVGQHFRVFYPPELQESRHPEHELELALRDGSYSEEGWRVRRDGTRFWAHVTITAVFNEVGDHLGFSKVTRDTTAQRIAEQEREQAAKELAAANTSLKSLNSQLQHAASDQSQFLAVTAHELRTPVAVLGGTANLLSKHWSELGESERQTLLEGMTSSAGRLQRLLSDLLTASKLDASALRLELAPTSLTQVVTVAVQSVRRTAPDADVTVTPHEDVIVNADAARLAQAMDNLLENALRHGRSPVCVEVDRQGDVARVRVIDRGPGVRADVRPRLFQRFATGDEITGTGLGLFIVRELARAHGGDADYEDPTPERPAGAFLLTLPTA, from the coding sequence ATGGCAACTTCGCGGCCGACCGTCGTAGTCATCGACGACGCACCCGAGGTGCGCGCACTCGTCAAGACCCGTCTGCGGTTGTCCGGCCTGCTGGACGTGGTCGCTGACGGAGCCGACGGCACCGAGGCGATCTCCTTGGCCCACCTGCACCAGCCGACCCTGATGCTGCTGGACATGTCGATGCCGTCGATGGATGGGATCGACGCCCTGAACGGCGTCCTGGCGGTCTCCCCCGACACCCGCGTGGCGGTGTTCACCGGCTTCGACGCCGACGGGCTCGGAGATCTCGCGATCGACATGGGTGCTGCGGCGTTCTTCCAGAAGTCCGACGACCTGGACACCCTGGCCGAGCGCCTGCTCGCGGTCGCGCAGGGCGAGCCGCCGCGGCTGCCCGCCGACCTGCCGCCCCGGCCGCAGACAGCCACCGGCGACCGGCCCTCCCACGACCGGGCCGTCCTCAACGAGCACCTCGAGCGGTTCCGCGAGGTGTTCGACGAGGCGGCGATCGGCATGGCGACGCTGACTCTGACCGGAGGGATCGTCCGGGCGAACCGGGCCTTCGGCTCGCTGGTCCAGCACCCGCACGAGGATCTGGCCGGCGTCGACTACGCGGCCCTCATGGCCGGTCAGGGGGCCCTGCTGGACGATGCCCTGGAGCGGATCAACAAGGAGGCGGTCGAGCTCATCCAGGTCGAGCACCTGGTGTCCGGTGCCCGCTCCTCGCGCCGCGTCCTGGCGACGCTGGCCCCGGTGCGCGACTCCAGCGGTCAGGCCCTGTACGTCTTCCTGCAGCTGCGCGACATCACCGAGCAGCGCGCGGCCGAGGACGAGCTGCGCAGCAGCGAGGAGCGCTTCCGGCTGCTGGTCGAGGCGGTCGAGGACTACGCGATCTTCATGCTCTCCCCAGACGGGATCGTGTCGAGCTGGAACGCCGGCGCCGAGCGCACCAAGGGATACCGGGCCGACGAGATCATCGGCCGGCACTTCCGGACGTTCTACGACGAGCAGCTCCAGCGCTCGGGTCACCCCGAACGCGAGCTGGAGATGGCGCTGCGCGACGGTCAGTACTCCGAGGAGGGCTGGCGGGTCCGCAAGGACGGCTCGAAGTTCTGGGCGCACGTCCTGATCACCGCCCTGTTCGACAGCGGTGGCAATCACGTGGGCTTCAGCAAGGTGACCCGCGACATCACGCCGTCGCGCGCCGCGCAGGAGTCGCTGCGTCAGAGCGAGGAGCGGTTCCGGCTGATCGTCGACGCGGTCCGCGACTACGCGATCTTCATGCTCGACCCGACCGGCCACATCGCCAGCTGGAACGCCGGCGCCCAGCGCACCAAGGGCTACACGGCCTCCGAGATCGTCGGGCAGCACTTCCGGGTGTTCTACCCGCCGGAGCTGCAGGAGTCACGGCACCCCGAGCACGAGCTCGAGCTGGCGCTGCGGGACGGCAGCTACTCAGAGGAGGGCTGGCGCGTCCGCAGGGACGGCACCCGGTTCTGGGCCCACGTGACCATCACGGCGGTCTTCAACGAGGTCGGCGACCACCTGGGGTTCTCGAAGGTCACCCGGGACACCACCGCGCAACGCATCGCGGAGCAGGAACGCGAGCAGGCGGCCAAGGAGCTGGCCGCGGCGAACACATCCCTGAAGTCGCTGAACTCCCAGCTGCAGCACGCCGCCTCCGACCAGTCGCAGTTCCTGGCGGTCACCGCCCACGAGCTGCGCACCCCCGTCGCGGTGCTCGGCGGGACGGCGAACCTGCTGTCCAAGCACTGGTCGGAGCTGGGCGAGAGCGAGCGGCAGACCCTGCTGGAGGGGATGACCAGCAGCGCGGGCCGGCTGCAACGGCTGCTGTCGGACCTGCTGACCGCCTCCAAGCTCGATGCCAGCGCCCTGCGTCTCGAGCTGGCACCCACGTCGTTGACCCAGGTCGTCACGGTGGCCGTCCAGTCGGTGCGGCGCACCGCACCGGACGCGGACGTCACCGTCACGCCGCACGAGGACGTCATCGTGAACGCCGATGCCGCACGCCTGGCGCAGGCCATGGACAACCTGCTGGAGAACGCCCTGCGGCACGGCCGGTCACCGGTGTGCGTCGAGGTCGACCGTCAGGGCGATGTCGCCCGGGTCCGCGTCATCGACCGCGGCCCCGGAGTCCGCGCCGACGTCCGGCCCCGACTGTTCCAGCGATTCGCCACGGGCGACGAGATCACCGGAACGGGCCTGGGCCTGTTCATCGTGCGTGAGCTGGCCAGGGCCCACGGCGGCGACGCGGACTACGAGGACCCGACGCCCGAGCGTCCGGCCGGCGCCTTCCTGCTCACCCTGCCGACCGCCTGA